One genomic window of Panicum hallii strain FIL2 chromosome 6, PHallii_v3.1, whole genome shotgun sequence includes the following:
- the LOC112897657 gene encoding 60S ribosomal protein L10a encodes MSKLQSEVLKDAISQIVGDAKEKNRKFTETVELQIGLKNYDPQKDKRFSGSVKLPHIPRPKMKVCMLGDAQHVEEAEKIGLDYMDVEALKKMNKNKKLVKKLAKKYHAFLASEAIIKQIPRLLGPGLNKAGKFPTLVTHQESLESKVNETKATVKFQLKKVLCMGVAVGNLSMEEKQIQQNIQMSVNFLVSLLKKNWQNVRCLYIKSTMGKPYRVF; translated from the exons ATGAG TAAGTTGCAATCCGAGGTTCTCAAGGATGCCATCTCCCAGATTGTTGGGGATGCCAAGGAGAAGAATAGGAAGTTCACTGAGACCGTTGAGCTTCAGATTGGGCTGAAGAACTACGACCCGCAGAAGGACAAGCGTTTCAGCGGCTCTGTTAAGCTGCCTCACATCCCCCGCCCAAAGATGAAGGTGTGCATGCTTGGTGATGCCCAGCACGTTGAGGAG GCTGAGAAGATAGGACTTGACTACATGGATGTCGAGGCGCTCAAGAAAATGAACAAGAACAAGAAGCTTGTCAAGAAGCTTGCCAAGAAGTACCATGCTTTCTTAGCATCAGAGGCCATCATCAAGCAGATTCCCCGTCTCCTTGGTCCTGGTCTCAACAAGGCAG GCAAGTTCCCTACACTGGTTACCCACCAGGAGTCTCTTGAATCCAAAGTGAACGAGACAAAAGCTACAGTCAAGTTCCAGCTGAAGAAAGTTCTTTGCATGGGTGTTGCTGTGGGTAACCTCTCCATGGAGGAGAAGCAGATCCAGCAGAACATCCAGATGAGTGTCAACTTTCTTGTGTCCCTTCTGAAGAAGAACTGGCAGAAT GTGAGGTGCCTGTACATCAAGAGCACCATGGGGAAGCCATACAGGGTGTTCTAA
- the LOC112896617 gene encoding probable calcium-binding protein CML49 isoform X2, translating to MADYNRYGHSYGGGYSSHTPPPSAPPAPVPTTSAPPPSSYGYGGYPSAYPPPPPQAAGGFGYGFVPVAFPPGTHPDVERAFRAADRDCSGAIDEHELQGALSTAYHRFSIRTVRLLTFLFNDPASSSPSRMGPAQFVSLWNCLGQWRGIFDRYDRDRSGKIDSRELTEALRSLGYAVPPSVIELLIANYNNGVPRNGALDFDNFVECGMIVKGLTEKFKEKDTRYTGSATLTYDGFLSMVIPFIVP from the exons atgGCCGACTACAACCGCTACGGCCACAGCTACGGCGGCGGATACAGCAgccacacgccgccgccgtcggcgccgcccgcgcccgtgcCAACCacatccgcgccgccgccctcctcatACGGATACGGCGGTTACCCGTCAGCctacccgccgccgccccctcagGCGGCGGGGGGATTCGGATACGGCTTCGTCCCCGTCGCCTTCCCGCCGGGGACGCACCCGGACGTCGAGCGCGCCTTCCGCGCCGCCGACCGCGACTGCAGCGGTGCCATCGACGAGCACGAGCTGCAGGGCGCGCTCTCCACCGCCTACCACCGCTTCAGCATCCGCACCGTCCGCCTGCTCACGTTCCTCTTCAACGACCCGGCCTCCTCATCGCCGTCACGGATGG GGCCAGCACAATTTGTATCCCTCTGGAATTGCCTTGGGCAATGGCGG GGTATTTTTGACAGATACGATAGGGATCGGAGCGGAAAAATTGACTCCCGTGAGTTGACAGAAGCTCTTCGCAGCCTTGGATATGCCGTTCCACCTTCTGTCATAGAGCTTCTTATAGCGAATTACAACAATGGTGTCCCTCGCAATGGTGCGCTAGACTTTGACAACTTTGTGGA ATGTGGCATGATTGTGAAG GGTTTAACTGAGAAATTCAAGGAGAAGGACACCCGATACACCGGCTCAGCAACCCTTACATATGATGGATTCTTGTCAATGGTCATCCCTTTCATTGTCCCGTAG
- the LOC112896617 gene encoding probable calcium-binding protein CML49 isoform X1 has translation MADYNRYGHSYGGGYSSHTPPPSAPPAPVPTTSAPPPSSYGYGGYPSAYPPPPPQAAGGFGYGFVPVAFPPGTHPDVERAFRAADRDCSGAIDEHELQGALSTAYHRFSIRTVRLLTFLFNDPASSSPSRMGMRPAQFVSLWNCLGQWRGIFDRYDRDRSGKIDSRELTEALRSLGYAVPPSVIELLIANYNNGVPRNGALDFDNFVECGMIVKGLTEKFKEKDTRYTGSATLTYDGFLSMVIPFIVP, from the exons atgGCCGACTACAACCGCTACGGCCACAGCTACGGCGGCGGATACAGCAgccacacgccgccgccgtcggcgccgcccgcgcccgtgcCAACCacatccgcgccgccgccctcctcatACGGATACGGCGGTTACCCGTCAGCctacccgccgccgccccctcagGCGGCGGGGGGATTCGGATACGGCTTCGTCCCCGTCGCCTTCCCGCCGGGGACGCACCCGGACGTCGAGCGCGCCTTCCGCGCCGCCGACCGCGACTGCAGCGGTGCCATCGACGAGCACGAGCTGCAGGGCGCGCTCTCCACCGCCTACCACCGCTTCAGCATCCGCACCGTCCGCCTGCTCACGTTCCTCTTCAACGACCCGGCCTCCTCATCGCCGTCACGGATGGGTATGA GGCCAGCACAATTTGTATCCCTCTGGAATTGCCTTGGGCAATGGCGG GGTATTTTTGACAGATACGATAGGGATCGGAGCGGAAAAATTGACTCCCGTGAGTTGACAGAAGCTCTTCGCAGCCTTGGATATGCCGTTCCACCTTCTGTCATAGAGCTTCTTATAGCGAATTACAACAATGGTGTCCCTCGCAATGGTGCGCTAGACTTTGACAACTTTGTGGA ATGTGGCATGATTGTGAAG GGTTTAACTGAGAAATTCAAGGAGAAGGACACCCGATACACCGGCTCAGCAACCCTTACATATGATGGATTCTTGTCAATGGTCATCCCTTTCATTGTCCCGTAG
- the LOC112898042 gene encoding probable uridine nucleosidase 1 — protein sequence MGQDGHQIRRHKLIIDTDPGIDDSMTILMAFRAPSVEIIGLTTIFGNVSTEGATRNALLLCERAGHSEVPVAEGSPEPLKGGKPRIADFVHGSDGIGDLFLPEPTTKKVEESAAEFLVNTVSEFPGDVSVLALGPLTNVALAIKRDPSFASKVKKIVVLGGAFFAAGNVNPAAEANIHGDPEAADIVFTSGADIVVVGINITTQVCFTDEDLLELRNSKGKHAQFLSDMCNFYRDWHAKSDGFHGIFLHDPVSFTALVHPEYFTFKKGVVRVETQGICTGHTLMDQGLKKWNSENPWSGYKPISVAWTVDVPKVISFVKKLLMAP from the exons ATGGGGCAGGACGGCCACCAGATCCGCCGCCACAAGCTCATCATCGACACGGATCCCGGCATCG ATGATAGCATGACAATCCTAATGGCGTTCAGAGCACCAAGTGTGGAAATCATTGGGTTGACGACGATATTTGGCAACGTCAGCACGGAGGGTGCAACACGTAATGCGCTGTTGCTG TGCGAGAGAGCAGGGCATTCTGAAGTTCCAGTAGCAGAGGGCAGCCCTGAGCCCCTAAAG GGAGGAAAGCCCCGTATTGCTGATTTTGTTCACGGGTCAGATGGCATTGGGGATCTGTTTCTTCCTGAACCCACTACTAAGAAGGTTGAGGAAAGCGCTGCTGAGTTCCTGGTCAATACAGTCTCTGAGTTTCCAGGAGACGTCTCTGTACTCGCTTTGGGGCCCCTGACAAACGTAGCATTG GCTATCAAAAGAGACCCTTCCTTTGCAAGCAAGGTGAAGAAAATAGTTGTACTGGGTGGAGCTTTCTTTGCGGCAGGAAATGTCAACCCTGCAGCCGAAGCAAAT ATCCATGGAGATCCAGAAGCAGCTGACATAGTTTTTACCTCAGGAGCAGATATTGTTGTGGTTGGCATTAACATAACGACTCAAGTCTGCTTTACAG ATGAGGATCTCTTGGAGCTAAGAAACTCGAAAGGGAAGCATGCACAGTTCTTATCTGATATGTGCAACTTCTACAGGGATTGGCATGCCAAGTCTGATGGTTTCCATG GAATTTTCCTTCATGATCCTGTGAGCTTCACGGCTCTAGTTCATCCTGAGTACTTCACGTTCAAGAAGGGTGTGGTGAGAGTGGAGACCCAGGGCATTTGCACTGGACACACTTTGATGGATCAGGGGTTGAAGAA GTGGAATTCAGAGAACCCATGGTCAGGCTATAAACCGATTTCAGTTGCATGGACTGTCGATGTGCCAAAGGTCATCAGCTTTGTAAAGAAGCTGCTCATGGCACCATGA